Proteins encoded within one genomic window of Amorphoplanes friuliensis DSM 7358:
- a CDS encoding MMPL family transporter, producing the protein MSSNAVSPKETPPGRLAGRWVPWLVIGLWLALAVVMVPLSGKLSSVTTDRAVDTLPAGAESTKVAVLEDSLPGGEDNTFVFVYHRAGALTDADRATVQRHYNTLAKRYPPKTAAAGEDDDDSPTRLSTDRQAMVFTLDVSTTHGAPEALVGPLRDAAKDRPAGLQLEVTGPAAIDGDLDAVFDGIDLQVFLTTVIVVTVLLILTYRSPVLWFIPLVAVGAAALTSMATVYLLVKGFGIVVNDQNSALLTILVFGVGTDYALLLIARYRESLHHHENVRVAMVHALRGAAPAIVASAATVVAGLLCLLVADLNSTSGLGPIGAAGILCALVAMLTLFPALLVVLGRRIFWPAIPRFNAAVEAKPGLWGRLGTAISRRRWVATLGSLGILGVLAIGLSGNTGALREQDQFLSAPESVTGFTVLRQHFPELGGQPMTIYTRPAYQDQILDVVKRTPGVAQAAPGETSGGWTDISVFPADAPDTAAEYDTIKRVRTAVHAVNGAEAIVGGPSAENLDTEVTTSRDEKLVIPLVLAVVLIVLGLLLRAIVAPLILMATVIVSFAAAFGGSVFVFDTILGFKGVDYSVPLLAFLFLVALGVDYNIFLTSRAREETVRLGTREGMLKALSATGGVITSAGLVLAATFAVLATLPLVMLIEVGFLVAFGVLLDALLVRSVLVPALTLLIGRRMWWPSRLSRPVELPDDRRPLVDDQEPALQR; encoded by the coding sequence ATGTCAAGCAACGCAGTGTCACCCAAGGAAACGCCGCCCGGTCGGTTGGCGGGCCGGTGGGTGCCGTGGCTGGTGATCGGCTTGTGGCTGGCGCTGGCGGTGGTCATGGTGCCGCTGAGCGGAAAGTTGAGCTCGGTCACCACCGACAGAGCCGTGGACACCCTGCCGGCCGGCGCCGAGTCCACCAAGGTGGCGGTTCTGGAGGACAGTCTCCCCGGCGGTGAGGACAACACGTTCGTCTTCGTGTACCACCGCGCCGGCGCCTTGACCGACGCCGACCGCGCGACAGTCCAGCGGCACTACAACACCCTGGCCAAACGGTATCCGCCGAAAACTGCGGCGGCCGGCGAGGACGACGACGATTCGCCGACGCGACTGTCCACCGACCGCCAGGCGATGGTGTTCACCCTCGACGTGAGCACGACCCACGGCGCACCGGAGGCGCTCGTCGGCCCGTTGCGTGACGCTGCGAAGGACCGCCCCGCCGGCCTGCAGCTCGAGGTGACCGGCCCCGCCGCGATCGACGGCGACCTGGACGCCGTCTTCGACGGCATCGACCTGCAGGTCTTCCTCACCACCGTCATCGTCGTCACGGTCCTGCTCATCCTCACCTACCGCAGCCCGGTGTTGTGGTTCATCCCGCTCGTGGCCGTGGGCGCGGCCGCACTGACCTCGATGGCGACCGTCTACCTGCTCGTCAAGGGCTTCGGCATCGTGGTCAACGACCAGAACTCGGCGCTGCTGACGATCCTGGTGTTCGGCGTCGGCACGGACTACGCGCTGTTGCTCATCGCTCGATATCGGGAGAGTCTGCACCACCACGAGAACGTCCGGGTCGCGATGGTCCACGCGCTCCGCGGCGCGGCGCCGGCCATCGTTGCGTCCGCGGCCACCGTGGTCGCCGGCCTGCTCTGCCTGCTCGTCGCGGACCTGAACAGCACCAGCGGGCTGGGCCCGATCGGTGCGGCCGGCATCCTCTGCGCGCTGGTGGCCATGCTGACGCTGTTCCCGGCGCTGCTCGTGGTGCTCGGCAGGCGGATCTTCTGGCCGGCCATCCCGCGGTTCAACGCGGCCGTGGAGGCGAAGCCGGGGCTGTGGGGACGGCTCGGCACCGCCATCAGCCGCCGCCGGTGGGTGGCGACGCTCGGCTCACTCGGCATCCTGGGCGTGCTCGCCATCGGGCTGTCGGGCAACACCGGCGCCCTGCGGGAGCAGGACCAGTTCCTGTCCGCGCCGGAGTCGGTCACCGGCTTCACCGTTCTGCGCCAGCACTTCCCCGAGCTCGGTGGCCAGCCGATGACGATCTACACGCGGCCGGCGTACCAGGATCAGATTCTCGACGTCGTCAAGCGCACTCCCGGCGTCGCACAGGCCGCCCCGGGCGAGACCAGCGGCGGCTGGACCGACATCTCCGTGTTCCCGGCCGACGCGCCGGACACCGCCGCGGAATACGACACGATCAAGCGGGTGCGCACCGCCGTGCACGCGGTCAACGGGGCGGAGGCGATCGTCGGCGGGCCGAGCGCGGAGAACCTCGACACCGAGGTGACCACCAGTCGCGACGAGAAGCTGGTGATCCCGCTGGTGCTCGCCGTCGTCCTGATCGTCCTGGGGCTGCTGCTGCGGGCGATCGTGGCCCCGCTGATCTTGATGGCCACCGTGATCGTCTCGTTCGCCGCGGCCTTCGGTGGCAGCGTGTTCGTCTTCGACACGATTCTCGGGTTCAAGGGAGTCGATTATTCGGTGCCGCTGCTGGCATTCCTGTTCCTGGTGGCACTCGGCGTCGACTACAACATCTTCCTGACCAGCCGGGCCCGGGAGGAGACCGTGCGGCTCGGCACCAGAGAGGGCATGCTCAAAGCCCTCTCCGCCACCGGTGGCGTCATCACCTCGGCCGGGCTGGTCCTGGCGGCCACGTTTGCGGTCCTCGCGACGCTACCGCTGGTGATGCTGATCGAGGTCGGGTTCCTGGTCGCCTTCGGCGTGCTGCTCGACGCCCTGCTGGTGCGGTCGGTCCTGGTCCCCGCCCTCACCCTGCTGATCGGCCGACGGATGTGGTGGCCGAGCCGGTTGTCCCGACCGGTGGAGCTGCCGGACGATCGACGGCCGCTCGTGGACGATCAGGAGCCAGCGCTGCAACGGTGA
- a CDS encoding GNAT family N-acetyltransferase, whose protein sequence is MEIRQVSAAERTDTMFPLQTYAFMPSPWPEADREVYAGRMRFYETAVSLVAEEGGQALAGVAAFPMRQNARGAVHDMAGVASVSTHPAARRRGFVRELLWRLLHQMRDQGCTVSALYPFRPSFYGRFGFVGLPRVRTATFAPEGLSHLLRADLPGEVQRLPMAECFDDFNALTLRLLGERHGFSVYDEVRTAEFRESPARWVAVARSGGEVVGAVAYRIDQYGGDLIADDLLVTGSLGRALLLQFFARHVDQVSRVKLTIGTDEVPELWGTDFAVLTEGRVEHPRKGGPMARLLSLEALTGTSTAAKDEAVVVEVVDDEFIGGRYQLSADAGRLVVEPSKAEPQATLTCAGISALAYGVLDPIEVLTRGFGQVDAAAAQSLAALFPKQMPYLFADF, encoded by the coding sequence ATGGAGATCCGGCAGGTGTCGGCCGCTGAGCGTACCGACACGATGTTTCCGCTGCAGACCTACGCGTTCATGCCTTCGCCGTGGCCGGAGGCCGACCGGGAGGTTTATGCCGGTCGGATGCGCTTCTACGAGACCGCCGTCAGCCTCGTGGCTGAGGAGGGTGGGCAGGCGCTTGCGGGGGTCGCGGCGTTCCCGATGCGGCAGAACGCGCGGGGCGCAGTGCACGACATGGCCGGCGTCGCGTCGGTCTCCACGCATCCTGCGGCGCGGCGGCGGGGGTTCGTGCGGGAGCTGTTGTGGCGGCTTCTGCATCAGATGCGCGATCAGGGGTGCACCGTCAGCGCGCTCTACCCGTTCCGCCCGTCGTTCTACGGCCGGTTCGGCTTTGTGGGCCTTCCCCGGGTCCGGACGGCCACCTTCGCCCCTGAAGGGCTCTCGCACCTGCTCAGGGCCGATCTGCCGGGCGAGGTGCAGCGCCTCCCCATGGCGGAGTGCTTCGACGACTTCAACGCCCTGACGCTGCGCCTGCTGGGGGAGCGGCACGGCTTCTCCGTGTACGACGAGGTGCGCACGGCCGAGTTTCGGGAGAGCCCGGCGCGCTGGGTTGCCGTCGCGCGGTCGGGTGGGGAGGTCGTGGGGGCCGTGGCCTACCGGATCGATCAGTACGGCGGTGATCTCATCGCCGACGACCTCCTGGTCACCGGGTCGCTCGGGCGGGCGCTGCTGCTGCAGTTCTTCGCGCGGCACGTCGACCAGGTGTCCCGCGTCAAGCTGACGATCGGCACCGATGAGGTGCCCGAGCTGTGGGGGACCGACTTTGCGGTGCTCACCGAGGGCCGTGTGGAACATCCCCGCAAGGGCGGTCCGATGGCGCGCCTGCTGTCCCTGGAGGCCCTGACCGGCACCTCCACGGCGGCGAAGGACGAGGCAGTGGTCGTCGAGGTGGTCGACGACGAGTTCATCGGCGGGCGCTACCAGCTCTCGGCCGACGCGGGCCGCCTTGTGGTCGAGCCGAGCAAAGCCGAGCCGCAGGCCACGCTGACCTGCGCGGGGATCTCGGCGCTCGCCTACGGTGTCCTGGATCCGATCGAGGTGTTGACCAGAGGCTTCGGCCAGGTGGACGCCGCGGCCGCTCAGTCCCTCGCCGCACTGTTCCCCAAGCAGATGCCCTACCTGTTTGCCGACTTCTGA
- a CDS encoding tyrosine-type recombinase/integrase: MFHPAATGRYPGKAPLPARPVPVLADPWPGVPVRGRNAAGRADACWLPIAPKLTPHGLRHTYKTIMVELGTPATLMDDQMGHEDGSVQARYAHITSGMTERLLGGLTELWLAALTARR, translated from the coding sequence GTGTTCCACCCGGCGGCGACCGGCCGCTATCCAGGCAAGGCCCCGCTGCCGGCGCGGCCGGTCCCGGTGCTGGCCGACCCATGGCCGGGGGTGCCGGTCCGGGGGCGCAACGCTGCCGGACGGGCCGACGCTTGCTGGCTGCCGATCGCCCCGAAGCTCACACCGCACGGGCTGCGTCATACCTACAAGACCATCATGGTCGAGCTGGGCACGCCTGCGACGCTCATGGATGACCAAATGGGCCACGAGGACGGCTCGGTGCAGGCCCGCTATGCGCACATCACTTCGGGCATGACGGAACGCCTGCTCGGCGGCCTGACCGAGCTATGGCTGGCGGCGCTTACCGCCCGGCGTTAG
- a CDS encoding DUF6082 family protein yields MRTIRVSARRGVVVAALIMIISIGFLAVIVASPWLTRSLVGRPGDWRELSEVGQAYGGISAILSGLAFCGIACSLILQWHQTRLSQSMTARERHFELVKMGLEDPSLIMQTEVPGGDPAMRRKFLVCSLWMAHWAMLWDTRTVDRTELRTLFDEFFVDTDAVTWWSGVQSHGWGRGATSRRRAFLTVAEEAHRVARGRTPAANSKDGVERPQEMKSSSARLGSSPSNAAMYGPSAEV; encoded by the coding sequence ATGAGGACGATTCGGGTGTCTGCTCGACGTGGGGTGGTCGTCGCCGCTCTAATCATGATCATATCTATCGGTTTCCTCGCGGTGATCGTCGCGTCTCCGTGGCTGACAAGATCATTGGTGGGTCGGCCCGGCGACTGGCGCGAACTATCTGAAGTCGGTCAGGCGTACGGTGGAATATCCGCGATCCTGTCGGGGCTCGCATTCTGCGGGATCGCGTGCTCACTGATCTTGCAATGGCATCAAACGCGGCTGAGTCAATCTATGACGGCCCGGGAGCGCCACTTCGAACTCGTCAAGATGGGGCTAGAGGACCCGAGCCTCATCATGCAGACCGAGGTTCCGGGAGGCGATCCAGCTATGCGGCGGAAGTTTTTGGTGTGCAGTTTGTGGATGGCACACTGGGCGATGCTTTGGGATACGAGAACAGTGGACCGGACGGAACTGCGGACCCTCTTCGACGAGTTTTTCGTTGATACCGACGCCGTGACCTGGTGGTCAGGTGTGCAGTCACATGGTTGGGGACGTGGCGCCACCAGTCGACGGCGTGCCTTCCTGACAGTTGCTGAAGAAGCGCACCGCGTGGCCCGCGGGAGAACGCCAGCAGCTAACAGCAAGGACGGCGTAGAGCGTCCGCAAGAGATGAAATCTTCCAGCGCTCGCCTCGGGTCGTCCCCGTCGAATGCGGCTATGTACGGACCCTCCGCGGAGGTCTGA
- a CDS encoding pentapeptide repeat-containing protein, giving the protein MSRVKVKALVRAYALLVIAVLLIVAATANLIFGQIGKIVTSAPAWIAHNWPAVTLAAGILLLAAFLIRRLSLGRDPKSQPVSAAHVQPISMKSVVFVALLAISVSLVALALLMGLANQAIPASRPQAQIDAVKTGLSVAAGIAAAGALMLAVRRQRLAEIAHLSQDHDAAEKRKNEMYVKAVEQIASERPQVRMAGFYALEQLGQNNPEVRQMVVDVICAYLRMPFVPPPEAYRIPYWARDAANDLALMSLEGRLDEAHQARFEEWQVRMLAQEILDHKTLKYGDPVPDSYWPGLSLNLTDAVLVNWHFGGGHIEHGNFSGATFIGRCFLDNTTFTGQAWFRGAVFVGPTSFFRSVFEFTADFHDAEFKQDAHFVEAEFARKPDFKGTIFAKTPVALRAKLADVVVEDGIFEKNAADARHMISNDSKRPGD; this is encoded by the coding sequence GTGAGTCGTGTTAAGGTGAAAGCACTTGTGCGTGCCTATGCCCTGTTGGTCATTGCTGTCTTGCTCATTGTCGCGGCAACCGCAAATCTGATATTTGGGCAGATCGGGAAAATAGTCACGTCTGCTCCTGCATGGATAGCGCACAATTGGCCAGCCGTAACCCTCGCAGCCGGCATTCTGCTACTTGCGGCTTTCCTGATTAGGCGCTTATCGCTAGGCCGAGATCCCAAATCCCAACCCGTAAGCGCGGCGCATGTTCAGCCCATATCGATGAAGTCTGTGGTATTCGTTGCGTTGCTCGCCATTTCGGTCAGCTTAGTAGCACTAGCGTTACTTATGGGTCTTGCGAATCAAGCAATCCCTGCTAGTCGACCTCAAGCTCAGATTGATGCCGTGAAGACGGGATTGAGCGTAGCAGCGGGTATCGCGGCGGCAGGAGCTCTAATGTTGGCCGTTCGCCGGCAGAGACTCGCAGAAATAGCGCATTTGAGCCAGGATCACGACGCAGCGGAAAAGCGTAAGAACGAAATGTATGTAAAAGCCGTAGAGCAAATAGCATCGGAGCGGCCACAGGTTAGAATGGCTGGATTCTATGCATTGGAGCAGCTCGGCCAAAACAACCCGGAAGTAAGGCAAATGGTTGTCGACGTCATTTGCGCATATCTACGAATGCCCTTTGTTCCGCCGCCGGAGGCGTATCGGATCCCGTATTGGGCGCGAGACGCCGCAAACGATCTCGCTTTGATGAGTCTTGAAGGACGATTGGATGAGGCGCATCAAGCGCGATTCGAAGAGTGGCAGGTGAGAATGCTGGCTCAGGAGATCCTTGACCACAAGACGTTGAAGTATGGTGACCCTGTCCCCGACAGCTACTGGCCCGGCCTGTCGCTCAATTTGACTGACGCGGTTCTTGTAAATTGGCATTTTGGCGGCGGTCATATCGAGCATGGAAACTTTTCAGGCGCCACCTTTATAGGTAGATGTTTCTTGGATAACACAACTTTTACAGGTCAAGCGTGGTTTCGAGGCGCCGTATTTGTGGGTCCGACTTCCTTCTTTAGGTCTGTATTCGAGTTCACTGCGGATTTTCACGATGCGGAATTCAAACAAGATGCACATTTCGTCGAAGCTGAATTTGCAAGAAAGCCAGACTTTAAGGGAACTATTTTTGCGAAAACCCCTGTCGCCCTCCGCGCGAAACTTGCCGACGTTGTGGTCGAGGACGGTATCTTCGAAAAGAACGCCGCTGACGCTAGGCACATGATCAGTAACGACTCGAAGCGTCCGGGTGACTAG
- a CDS encoding GntR family transcriptional regulator: MGEVTARVEVAIRGLVTSGEYGPQDKLPSERRLAEDLGAGRTTVRLVLTMVAEPTRARVQAAIAELGYVR; the protein is encoded by the coding sequence ATGGGGGAAGTCACGGCACGCGTCGAGGTGGCGATCCGAGGACTCGTCACGTCGGGGGAATACGGCCCACAGGACAAGCTGCCGTCTGAAAGGCGGCTTGCTGAGGATCTGGGAGCCGGTCGAACGACGGTGCGTCTCGTGCTCACTATGGTAGCCGAGCCGACGCGTGCCCGGGTCCAGGCCGCCATCGCCGAACTCGGCTACGTCCGGTAA
- a CDS encoding molybdopterin oxidoreductase family protein, with protein MADRIADPWGERTPYGPGQTWPARVDLHLAEGVEEADVDRWVQSASILHSNGDAMDIAVKDGRIVGVRGRAEDRVNRGRLGPKDLYGWQANNSPDRLTRPLIRQDGRLVETDWDTAMGRIVHRSRELLEGPGGWGHFGFYTSGQLFLEDYYTLGLIGKAGLGNPHMDGNTRLCTATAAAALKASFGTDGQPGSYTDVDHCDTIAVWGHNPAETQAVLWMRMLDRRSGPNPPALLAVDPRSTPVAREADVHLAPRTGTNQALLNGLLREIIQRGWCDDTYLAAHTIGFDELSRVVDACPIDRVAGICDLKAADIERAAEVIGTAGRLLSTVLQGFYQSNQATAASCQINNLHLVRGQLGRPGAGVYQMNGQPTAQNTRETGADGDLPGLRNWDNPDHIRELAELWNVDDLTIPHWSPPTHALQIWRYAEQGSIKLLWISATNPAVSLPDLARIRRILAQPELLVVVQDLFLTETAELADVVLPAATWGEKTGTFTNADRTVHLSEKAVDPPGEARADLDIFLDYARRMDFRNRDGEPLIGWTTPEEAFEAWKWCSAGRPCDYTAITYERLRGGSGIQWGGERLYTDGVFNTDPGYCETYGQDLSTGAEFTAEQYRAKEPAGRAFLHAADYQPSPEVPSGDFPLLLTTGRTIYQFHTRTKTGRAPELDAAAPDVWVELHPDDAARYGITEGDLVNISSPRGGIEARARLGGIRLGVVFVPFHYGYFDVDPAGRRPRAANELTVTAWDPVSKQPIFKVAAVRIAKLAGPEG; from the coding sequence ATGGCTGACCGGATCGCTGACCCCTGGGGCGAGCGGACGCCGTACGGGCCTGGGCAGACGTGGCCCGCCCGCGTCGACCTGCACCTCGCCGAGGGTGTCGAAGAAGCGGACGTCGACCGCTGGGTGCAGTCGGCGTCGATCCTGCACTCGAACGGCGACGCCATGGACATCGCCGTCAAGGACGGGCGGATCGTCGGCGTGCGTGGCCGCGCGGAGGACCGGGTCAACCGTGGCCGGCTCGGGCCCAAGGATCTTTACGGCTGGCAGGCCAACAACAGTCCCGACCGGCTGACCCGGCCGTTGATCCGGCAGGACGGCCGGCTGGTGGAGACCGACTGGGACACGGCGATGGGCCGGATCGTGCACCGCTCGCGGGAGCTTCTCGAGGGCCCGGGCGGCTGGGGACATTTCGGGTTCTACACCAGCGGACAGCTGTTCCTGGAGGACTACTACACGCTCGGCCTGATCGGGAAAGCCGGTCTCGGCAACCCGCACATGGACGGCAACACCCGGCTGTGCACGGCCACGGCCGCGGCGGCGCTCAAGGCCAGTTTCGGCACCGACGGCCAGCCGGGCTCCTACACCGACGTCGATCACTGCGACACGATCGCCGTGTGGGGGCACAACCCGGCGGAGACGCAGGCCGTCCTCTGGATGCGGATGCTCGATCGCCGCAGCGGACCGAACCCGCCGGCGCTGCTCGCCGTCGATCCGCGATCCACGCCGGTGGCGCGCGAGGCCGACGTGCATCTCGCGCCGCGGACCGGCACCAATCAGGCCCTGCTCAACGGTCTCCTCCGCGAGATCATCCAGCGGGGCTGGTGCGACGACACCTACCTCGCCGCCCACACGATCGGATTCGACGAGCTGTCCCGGGTGGTCGACGCCTGTCCGATCGACCGGGTCGCCGGCATCTGCGACCTGAAGGCGGCCGACATCGAACGTGCCGCCGAGGTCATCGGCACCGCCGGCCGCCTACTCTCGACCGTCCTGCAGGGCTTCTACCAGTCCAACCAGGCCACCGCCGCGTCCTGCCAGATCAACAACCTGCACCTGGTACGCGGCCAGCTCGGTCGTCCCGGCGCCGGGGTCTATCAGATGAACGGTCAGCCCACCGCGCAGAACACGCGTGAGACCGGCGCCGACGGTGACCTCCCCGGCCTGCGCAACTGGGACAACCCCGACCACATCCGCGAGCTGGCCGAACTGTGGAACGTCGACGACCTGACGATCCCGCACTGGTCGCCCCCGACCCACGCCCTGCAGATCTGGCGGTACGCCGAACAGGGCTCGATCAAGCTGCTGTGGATCAGTGCCACCAACCCCGCCGTGTCCCTGCCCGACCTGGCCCGCATCCGCCGCATCCTGGCGCAGCCGGAGCTCCTGGTGGTCGTGCAGGACCTGTTCCTCACCGAAACCGCGGAACTGGCCGACGTGGTGCTGCCCGCGGCGACGTGGGGTGAGAAGACCGGCACGTTCACCAACGCCGACCGCACCGTGCACCTGAGCGAGAAAGCCGTCGACCCGCCCGGCGAGGCGCGGGCCGACCTGGACATCTTCCTCGACTACGCCCGGCGCATGGACTTCCGCAACCGCGACGGCGAACCGCTGATCGGCTGGACCACACCCGAGGAGGCGTTCGAGGCGTGGAAGTGGTGCTCGGCGGGACGGCCGTGCGACTACACCGCGATCACCTACGAGCGGTTGCGCGGGGGAAGCGGCATCCAGTGGGGTGGTGAACGGCTCTACACCGACGGCGTCTTCAACACCGATCCCGGCTACTGCGAGACGTACGGGCAGGATCTGAGCACCGGTGCGGAGTTCACCGCCGAGCAGTACCGCGCCAAGGAGCCGGCCGGGCGGGCGTTCCTCCACGCCGCCGACTACCAGCCCTCCCCCGAGGTGCCCTCCGGCGACTTCCCGCTGCTGCTGACCACCGGGCGCACGATCTACCAATTTCACACGCGTACCAAGACCGGCCGGGCGCCGGAGCTCGACGCGGCCGCGCCGGACGTGTGGGTCGAGTTGCATCCGGACGACGCGGCCCGGTACGGGATCACCGAGGGTGACCTGGTCAATATCTCCTCACCCCGCGGGGGGATCGAGGCCCGCGCCCGCCTCGGGGGCATCCGGCTCGGGGTGGTGTTCGTGCCGTTCCACTACGGCTACTTCGACGTCGACCCGGCCGGCCGCCGGCCCCGGGCGGCCAACGAGCTCACCGTGACCGCCTGGGACCCGGTGTCCAAACAACCGATCTTCAAGGTCGCGGCGGTACGGATCGCCAAGCTCGCCGGACCGGAGGGATGA
- a CDS encoding response regulator codes for MISVLVAEAQPLQRFGFRMLLENTPDTEIVGEAENGAEAVRRITELRPDVVLMDIRMPGVDGIEATRRIVAAGGRSRVLVLTTFDLDRYAFAALRAGASGFLFKDIRPEELLAGIRSVAAGDAVIAPALVRRLLDAFGDQLDDDLGGPVREDPRLEFLTGREREVLVAIGHGLTNGEIAQRFTLSESTVKAHVGRVLAKIGARDRIQAVILAYNLRLTRPV; via the coding sequence ATGATCTCTGTGCTGGTGGCGGAGGCCCAGCCGCTGCAGCGCTTCGGCTTTCGCATGTTGTTGGAGAACACCCCCGACACCGAGATCGTCGGCGAGGCCGAGAACGGTGCCGAGGCTGTTCGTCGGATCACCGAGTTGCGGCCCGACGTGGTGCTGATGGATATCCGTATGCCTGGTGTCGACGGGATCGAAGCCACCCGGCGCATTGTCGCTGCCGGTGGGCGGTCGCGGGTCCTGGTGCTGACGACGTTCGACTTGGATCGGTATGCGTTCGCCGCGCTGCGGGCAGGGGCGAGCGGTTTTCTGTTCAAGGACATTCGCCCGGAGGAACTTCTTGCCGGTATCCGATCCGTCGCGGCCGGGGATGCTGTGATCGCGCCGGCGCTGGTTCGGCGGTTGCTTGATGCGTTCGGCGACCAGCTCGACGATGATCTCGGCGGGCCCGTGCGGGAGGATCCCCGGCTGGAGTTCCTGACCGGCCGCGAGCGCGAGGTTCTTGTCGCTATCGGCCACGGCCTCACCAACGGCGAGATCGCGCAACGGTTCACGCTGTCGGAGTCGACGGTGAAGGCGCACGTCGGGAGGGTCCTCGCCAAGATCGGCGCTCGGGACCGGATCCAGGCCGTCATCCTCGCCTACAATTTGAGACTCACCCGGCCGGTTTAG
- a CDS encoding GNAT family N-acetyltransferase, producing MRETVTYLEMTAQDQLVPADPVAGLTLDPLDRDSPLVVDLQVRIGAPHGWKCATRTAEEWTAWRARYPDRVFWQLSFDDEPAGLAAYDLHPGPEVEIETFGLVPEFVGRGLGGHALTLTVRRAWELIPAVRRIWLHTSTADHAGALPNYLRRGFRTFRTVERERD from the coding sequence GTGAGGGAGACCGTGACCTATCTGGAAATGACGGCACAGGACCAGCTCGTTCCGGCGGATCCGGTGGCCGGGTTGACGCTCGATCCTCTGGACCGCGACTCACCCCTGGTCGTCGACCTTCAGGTACGCATAGGTGCTCCCCACGGCTGGAAGTGCGCCACCCGTACGGCGGAGGAGTGGACCGCCTGGCGTGCCCGATATCCGGACCGGGTGTTCTGGCAGCTGTCCTTCGACGATGAGCCCGCCGGCCTGGCCGCTTACGATCTGCACCCCGGCCCGGAGGTGGAGATCGAGACCTTCGGTCTGGTGCCGGAGTTCGTCGGCCGGGGCCTCGGCGGACACGCGCTGACCCTCACGGTGCGGCGCGCCTGGGAGCTGATCCCCGCCGTTCGGCGAATCTGGCTGCACACGTCAACGGCGGACCACGCCGGCGCGTTGCCCAACTATCTGCGCCGCGGTTTCCGCACCTTCCGGACCGTGGAACGCGAACGGGACTGA